Within Stella humosa, the genomic segment TTGGCCTTGTGCGGGCCATAGCGGAACAGGGCTTCCGCCGGCACGCCCAGGCGGGCGCCGATCTCCTCGATCGGCTTCAGGGTGGCGGCGCGAGCGATCTCGATGTCGGTCTTCATGGGGTGGCCTCGGCAAGGGTCGGGGCGGCGAGGATCGGGGCATAGACGGCACGGTCGACATTGCCGCCGGAAAGGATGAGGGCGACCCGCTTGCCCGCCATGCGCTGGCGCTCCTGCAGCAGGGCCGCGAGTGGGGCGGCACCCGCCCCCTCGGCGACGTTGTGGGTGTCGGTGAAGTAGTGGCGCATGGCGGCCGCGATCTCGCCGTCGTCGACGGTGACGACGCGGTCGGCGCCCTTGGCGATGATGGCGACGGCCTCGTCGACCGGCACCCGGCAGGCCATGCCGTCGGCCATCGTGTCGGCGCTGTTGGTGGACACGGCCCGGCCGGCCTTGAAGGAGAGCGCATAGGCGGGCGCCCCGGCGGCGACCACGCCCACCACCTTCGTGGCCAGCCCCAACGCGTCGCGCGCGGCGATCGTGCCGCAGATGCCCGAGCCCAGGCCGATCGGCACATAGACCGTGTCGATGTCGGCCACGGCCGCGAACAGCTCCAGGGCGTAG encodes:
- a CDS encoding threonine dehydratase is translated as MPLPDLAALRQAAETVHAVFPATPQVHWPLLSARAGAEVWVKHENHTPVGAFKVRGGIVHMANLKRDNPGLVGVITATRGNHGQSIALAAAAVGLKATVVVPHGNSVEKNAAMRALGAELVEHGHDFQAAYEHAVASATGRGLHMVRSFQDDLVAGVGTYALELFAAVADIDTVYVPIGLGSGICGTIAARDALGLATKVVGVVAAGAPAYALSFKAGRAVSTNSADTMADGMACRVPVDEAVAIIAKGADRVVTVDDGEIAAAMRHYFTDTHNVAEGAGAAPLAALLQERQRMAGKRVALILSGGNVDRAVYAPILAAPTLAEATP